The nucleotide sequence TCCGTTTCGCCGGGTCCCGGCCGGTCGTGGAGGCGGGGACCCCGGCAGCCGCGTGGACACTCTGGGTGTCCAGCGGTCGGGTCCTCTAATCGGCGGGCCTTCTCACGGACCTGGCAGCGCAGGAGTTCATGAATGACCTGGTCAGTCCCGTCGTCTCGCCACGTGGCGAAGTAGTAGTACGTCGCGCCCTCGGGCGGTAGGTCGTTGGGAAGGTAGGCCTACTGGCAGCCGGTCCGGCCCTGGTAGAGAATCGCGTTTACGATCTCCTGCATCGCGTAGGCGCCCTGATGGCCGCTGACCGAGCGGTGCCGGTCTTACACGCCGTGATCACAGGCTCGATCAACGACCACCCAAAGACTCACGAACCGCCCTCTCAGCCTGCGGGGTTTGGCGGCGTTCGACGAGGTGGCCGCGTTCGAAGCGGGCCCCGGCCCGGACGAGGGCGAGCCGAGATCGGTGACGACCGCACCCGTTTCGCCGATGCCCGCGCCCGCCATGCGCCTGGGACTTGTCGGACGCGGTGTCCCGCTCGCCCTGCACGAGGATCTCGCCGGTTTCCACCACCTCGTAAAGCGTTGGGCAGTTGCCGTTGTCCGACGTGGTTCCGATGAACCGCAGTGTCATCTGACCCTCCAACCGCACATTGCTCTGTTGCTGGAGGGCGCTGTGGTTGCGCGCAAGTGAGTCGCCGAGCGTCAGCCGGTGGATTCGCTGTCTTCGGCCGTGCTCGGGTTCGTGTGTTCCATGACGAACGACCCCTTCCCGCGCACAGTGACGATCAGGCCGCGCTGACTCAGGAGCTGAAGGGCGGATCGTGCGGTCGGGCGCGAGACGCTGAACTCGTCGCAGATGGCCGCCTCGGAGGGGACCCGGCGACGGGGCGGATATGTGCCGTCAGCGATGCGCGCGCCGAGTATGACGGCGATTTGCTCGTACAGCGGCTCAGGTCCTTCAAGGTCTACAGTCATATGTCGACCCTATTTGACCTGCGACGATGCCTATCGATATCTGGAGTCATGTGACATCACCTTACAGCACCTTACAAGTGGCGTAATCTCTGGACATGAAAAGACCCCGGCGAGGTTGTGCGACCTCCCGGGGCATGGCCACCAGCTTCAGAGGAGCTGACGACAGTGAGCATTATCCACGCGTTTCTGCGATGGGCCCTGGGCCTACTCGCCCCCGGCACCGGCAGGCGAAGGGCCGCTTCCTGCCCTGCCGTATCGCCTCCGGCCCCTCGACCGCGTACGACAGCCACGGCCCCGCAGCGGCTCCTGGCCCAGCGGTCCCCGTACGGACTCCACGGCCCGCTCGACGGCGGCGCCACCGTCATGGTCCGGCCGTACGTCGTCGAGTCCGAGCGGGAGCAGGCCTGGCAGTCTCGGCGGAGGCTCGCCCTGGTGCTCGCGGCGGACTTCGGTATCGATCTCGACGAGCATGTGATCGGCGCGAAGGCGGTGGCGTGATGAGCACCTGCGAACCTCCCCGCCGCCCCGGCCTGCTGCCGGTGAGCCTCGGCGACACCGTTCGGGACGCTGGAAGCGGGCGGATCGGCAGGGTGATGGGGTTCGTCGGCCCGTTCGTGCAACTGCGGCCGGTCGGTGGCGGCCGGGAGTGGGACGCCCGACCGGAACGGCTCAGGCCGGTGACCCGGTCCGAAGCGTTGAGCGAAGGCGTCGCCAGGAGCAACGCCCGGTCGAAGGGGGAGAGGTTGTAGCGGCGGGCCTGACGTCCGGGCGCCTGTAGCAGCACGCCCCGCCGTGGCTGGGGCGTGCTGCTGGCAACCTGACCTCCATGGAGAAGCTTGGTGGAGGGCAAAGCGCGGGCAGCCACCCGCTGTTGGGCCTGGAACGGATCGACGGCCCGGTGGCGGAGTGTCTGGCCCGGATCGGGGAGGTCTTCCGGGTCTTCGAGAAGCAGGACTCGGGGTGTGTGGCGTACGGGGTGCGATTGCCCGACCGTGATGAGCGGTGGTTCGTGAAGACCGCGGTCGAGGGGGTGGGGGCGCGGTCGCTGGAGCGGGCGTGGGCTTTTCACCGTGCCGTGCGGCACCCGGTGATCGTCCCGCAGGTGCACCGCATCGCCGTGCGGGACGGGCGGCCGGCCGTGGTCATGCCCTGGCGGGACGGGGAGGTGCTGTACCACCCCGCCGAGCGTGGCAGCGGGGACCGTACGGGCCCCGGCAGTCCGATGGCGCGCTTCCGGGCCCTGCCCCTCGCCCGGGTCGAAGCGGCCTTCGCCCGTGTCCTCGACGCCCACCTCGCCGTAGAGGCGGCCGGACACGTCGCCGTGGATCTCTACGACGGTGCCCTGCTGTACGACTTCGCGGCGCACGAGATGTATTTGGTCGACCTCGACGAGTACCGGCCCGGCCCCTTCGTGCTGGACGCCGAGCGGCTGCCGGGCTCCACCCGTTTCATGGCGCCGGAGGAGTTCGAGCGAGGTTCCACGATCGACCTGCGCACCACGGTCCACGTACTGGGCCGCACCGCACCGCACGGCTGTTGCTGGACGCGGGGGACGAGGAGCGTGCCTGGCGGGGTACTGCGGCCCAACTGGCCGTACTGGAGCGGGCCACGCATCCCGATCCCGGTGAACGCTTCGCGAGCGTACGGGAGTTCGCGGACGCGTGGCTGAGGGCCGCGGGGTGCTGAGGCCGACCGTCATCCAGCCGTGCCACGATGCCCCTTTGCGTTGCACACCGATCCCAGGGGGGACCATGCGCACCCGCGCCACCGTCGTACTCGCCGCCACGCTCCTCGCGCTCACCGCGTGCACGTCCGACGACGAGCCCGGCAGCGCCGACGACAAGCCGTCCGCGAGTGCCGAGCCGTCCGTCGGGGCGTGGCAGCCGAGCGCCACCCCCAGCCCGGCCGACACCGCGGGCCTCGAAGCGGCCGTCCGCGAGTACACCGCGGCGTACTTCGCGAACAAGCCCGACACCACCCACGGCATGCTGTCCGCGCGCTGCAAGAAGCGGATCACCCTCGCGGGCATGGCCGCGCTGACCGAACGGGCCGTCGGGGACTACGGCCCGCAGGATGTGAAGCGGTTCGAGGTCGACGAGATGTCCGGTGATGTGGCGCGCGTCTCGTACGGCGTCGGCATGCCCAAGTTCGACCAGAAGCAGGAGCCGTGGACCCGAGAGGCCGGCGTCTGGCGCTACGACGACTGCTGAGTCGCACCTCGCCTCCCGATGGCACACGAACAAGCCCCGACCTGGTTCCCAGGTCGGGGCTTGTTCGATCAGGGTGAGTGACGGGACTCGAACCCGCGGCATCCTGGACCACAACCAGGTGCTCTACCAGCTGAGCTACACCCACCATGACCGGCGGTTCATCCGAAGGTTTACCGACCGGCCGAGAAAAAGTGTACAGGGTCTGAAGGGGTGCCCGCGCACGCGTTTCGGTGGAGGGTGTTCGGGGGCCCGGACGGGCCCCTGAACGGGGCTACAGCGCGGGCAGGACGTGCTTCGCGGCGATCGTGCGGGCCGTGTCCGAGTCGGGGCCGGGGTGCGGGACGAAGATCGCCTCGCGGTAGTAGCGCAGCTCGGCGATGGATTCGCGGATGTCGGCGAGAGCGCGGTGGTTGCCGTTCTTCTGGGGGCTGTTGAAGTACGCCCTCGGGTACCAGCGGCGGGCCAGCTCCTTGACCGAGGAGACATCCACGATGCGGTAGTGGAGGTAGTCCTCCAGCGTGGGCATGTCCCGGAGCAGGAAGCCGCGGTCGGTGCCCACCGAGTTGCCGCACAGGGGGGCCTTGCCCGGTTCCTTCACGTGCTCCCGTACGTATGCCAGGACCTGCGCCTCGGCGTCCGCCAGCGTCGTGCCGCCGGGCAGCGCGTCGAGCAGGCCGGACGCGGTGTGCATCGCGCGCACCACCTCCGGCATGGTCTCCAGTGCCGAGTCCGGCGGGCGGACGACGATGTCGACACCTTCGCCGAGCACGTTGAGCTCGGAGTCGGTGACGAGGGCGGCCACCTCGATGAGCGCGTCGTCGGACAGCGAGAGGCCGGTCATCTCGCAGTCGATCCACACCATGCGATCGTTCATGTGTCTCACCTTACGGCCCGTGACAGCCGTACGGCCCAGCCCTGCACCAGGGTGATCAGGTGCGGGACCGGGCCGTACGGGCCGGTTGGTGCTACGGCGCGCTGCGCTGGCCCGGCAGGCGGCCCGTCGCGTACAGCTCGGGCTTGGCGCCCTCCGTGGAGAGGGACGCCGACGGCGCCAGGGCGCTCGCCGCGGCCGTGCGCCGGGCCTGGAGCGGCACCGGGGCGTGCTCCGGCGACACCGGGGAGGGCCCCGGGACGCCGTGCGGGCCGTCGTGGTGGTGATCGCTGTGCTTCTCACCCTGCGGACGCCGGGCCCGGTACGCCGCCCGGTACGCCGCCGGGGACGAGCCCAGCTGTCGCCGGAAGTGCCCGCGCAGCGCCACCGGCGAACGGAAGCCGCAACGCCCCGCGACCTCGTCCACCGAGTAGTCCGATGTCTCCAGGAGGCGCTGCGCCTGCAGTACGCGCTGGGTGATCAGCCACTGCAGGGGAGCGCTCCCGGTGAGCGAGCGGAACCGGCGGTCGAACGTACGACGGCTCATGTACGCCCGTGCCGCGAGCGTCTCCACGTCGAACTGCTCGTGGAGGTGCTCCAGTGCCCAGGCGACGACCTCGGCGAGCGGGTCGGCGCCGATCTCCTCTGGTAAAGATCGATCGAGGTAGCGCTCCTGGCCGCCCGATCGACGCGGTGGGACGACGAGACGACGGGCCAGCGCGCCGGCCGCCTCGTTCCCGTGGTCGGTCCGCACGATGTGCAGACATAGATCGATTCCGGCCGCGGTGCCGGCCGACGTCAGTACGTCGCCGTCGTCCACGAAGAGTTCTCGTGGGTCGACGTGTACGGACGGATAGCGCTTGGCCAGCGTCGGCGCGTACATCCAGTGTGTCGTCGCGGGCCTGCCGTCCAGCAGGCCGGCGGCGGCCAGCACGAAGGCGCCGGTGCACAGCCCGACTATGCGGGCCCCCTCTTCGTGCGCTCGGCGCAGTGCGTCGAGCGCATCCTCCGGCGGCGGTGAGGTGATCGAACGCCATGCGGGCACGACCACCGTGCCCGCCCGCGAGATCGCCTCAAGGCCGTTCGGTGCGGTGAGTTCCAGGCCCCCCGTGGTCCGCAGCGGGCCGTCCTCGCCCGCGCACACCAGCAGGCGGTAGCGCGGTACGCCGGCGTCCTGGCGGTCGATCCCGAACACCGACAGTGGTATGGAACTCTCGAAGATGGGGCCGCCGCTGAACAGCAGCACCGCGACGATCTCCTTGCGGCGTCGCCCGGACAGCTTCCGGGCCGCGGCTTCCGGCGCGGCGGTGGAGTCGTGGCTCATACTGCTAAGCCCCCCTCGGTGGTCGCGGCTCCTCGGTTGTGTCGCTCCTGCACGTTTCCCCTTGGTCCTGCACGAGTCCCCCGCCGTAAGACAGTCATGATCGAATCTACTGTGTCCCATGGTGCCGGCGTGACCAGTTCGCCACCCGGTGCATTGTCGACATGGCAACTTGGCGTGAAGCATTCGATCACGAAGCGTTGCACTCGTGGGCCGTGCAGGGAAGTACGCCTCGTCCCAGTGGCCGGTCCACGTAGGGTGCGCGCGGCCCCTTGGCCCCTTTCAGTGCAGGTCGAACGGGGGGTGGAGGGGTGTTCGACCAAGGGATGCGCAGGTAACCGAAGTTGGCTGAAAAGATACGGGGGTGTGCGCGGAAACCGGTCAGTCGACCGGCGTACTCGGACCGGAGTTCCGTCCGCCCCTGTGCGCCCCGGAAGGGGAGCGTCCCCTTCGGCCGCGCTGGGGGGTGCGATCTTCGGCCATCGAACGGGCGGGCGCCCTGGGGGTCGCTGTCGCGCGGTTGGTCCTCGCGCGCGGGGCTGTCGCGCGCGTGGCCGTCGTGCGTGCCGCACGGGCCGCTCCGCGTTCCGACTGGCGGAGGAGGACGCGGCAGGCGCCGGTGACCGCGGCGAGGCCGAGGGCCGTGCCCGTCGCGCCGGCGAGGGAGGTGCCGTACCAGACGAGGACGACCGGGACCAGGACGCAGCTGAAAGCCGCCCAGCGGACCACGTCCGTGGCGGTGTCGATCGGGTGGGCCGAGGACTGGAGGGCGCTTTCGGGGGTGCTTGGAGGGGCTGGGGGGAGTGCGTCCGCTTCGGGGGCGGACTGGGGCGCGGTGCGGTGCGCGGACACTGCGGGCTCCCTCCTGGCTCCCTCGGGTTCGGCTTACCGGAGTTCAACGCGTGTTCGACCTGTCGGTCACTGGTGCCGTCGGATCGGGTTGCCATCGGGTTGTCATCGGGGTGTTCTCGCTCGCCCGTGCTTCCGCGGCGTCTGTATTCCTGTGTAAACCGGCTGTACGTGGCAGCAACCATTGCGTTACGGGGCGGTGCTCGTGCATGCTCCCTGGAACCCCGCGCAGCCGGTGCGGGAACTGGGCGGAGGAGGCGTGCGGTCGTACCCTTGGGGGTATGGGGTGGGGAAGATGATTCCCGGACACGGCTCCGCCGCACACTGACATCCCGTCCACACCGACGTTCCATCCACGTCGTCCCCACACGAGGATCCAAACGCCGAGACACCCATGGCCGGTCAAGAATTCTTCGAATCCGCGGACCGCAAGCGGTGGCCCGTCGCCGATCACACGGCGGCCGAGCCCCTTGCGGCGGAAGAGACACGCCCTTCCTGCGATCCTGCCTTCAAGCACGGCGTCGTCGTCGGCTTCGACGGTTCGACGTCCAGTGAGCGCGCCCTCGCGTACGCCGTCGGCATGGCCCGCCGCTCCGGCTCGGGCCTGATCATCGTGCATGTCGCCAACCGGCTGCCCACGACCGTGTGGGCCGGCTGCGAGCCACCCGTGTTCGTCGACGTTCCCGACCACCGGACCGAGGTCCTCGGGCTGGAGCTCGCCTGCGCCGATTATCTGGCCGAGGTGCCCTGGATCCTCGTCGAGCGAGGCGGCGACATCTGCCACGAACTCGAAGAGGTGGGCCGGGAGTACGAGGCCGACGCGATCGTCGTCGGGTCCACGCACGGGCTCGTCGGCCGGCTCTTCGGGTCGGTCGCGGGGCGGCTCGCCAAGCGGGCGCAGCGGCCGGTCATCGTCATTCCGTGACGTTCGGCGCCGCTGTTCCGTGACGTTCCGCGGCGTCAATCCGTGACGCTCCGCGTCGCTTCCGGAAACCCGTAAGTCTACTGACGCGTAGAGGTGTTTGTGCCCTTGTGAAGGGCATAACCCGCGTGATGCCTGACGGAGTGGCGTGACGGCCACGGGTAGTTGGCAGCGGCGTCGGGGCGTTGGGCGGCCCCGGCGTGTCGAACGGACCCCCACGTGATGGGTGGCATCACGTGGGGGTCCGTCCTTGTTGTGTGGCCTCTGCGGGTGGGTGGGGGTTGCTCGCGCCCACGCGGCGGAGCCGCGTATCGATGCAGCCCCGCGCCCCTCAAGGCCAGAAGCCGGCGCGCCTCTATTCGACCGTGACCGACTTCGCGAGGTTCCTGGGCTTGTCGATGTCGCGGCCCAGGGCCAACGCCGTGTGGTAGGCGAGGAGTTGGAGGGGGATGCCCATGAGGATCGGGTCGAGTTCGTCCTCGTTCTTGGGGACGATGATCGTCTGGTCGGCCTTCTCCTGGTCGCGGTGGGCCACGGCGAGGATCTTGCCGCTGCGGGCCTTGATCTCCTCCAGGGCGGCGCGGTTCTTCTCCAGGAGGTCGTCGTCGGGGACGATGGCGACCGTCGGGAGGGCGGGCTCGATGAGGGCCAGCGGGCCGTGCTTGAGCTCGGAGGCGGGGTAGGCCTCGGCGTGGATGTAGGAGACCTCCTTGAGCTTCAGGGAGGCCTCGCGGGCCACCGGGTAGCCCCGGACGCGGCCGATGAAGAGCATCGAGCGGGCCTCGGCGTACCCCTGGGCCAGCTTCTTGATCTCCTCCTCCTGCTCCAGCATCTCGGAGATCTGGGCGGGGAGCTTGCGCAGGCCCGCGATGATCCGCTTGCCGTCGCGGACGGAGAGGTCGCGGGTGCGGCCCAGGTGCAGGGCGAGGAGCGCGAAGGCCACCGTGGTGTTGGTGAAGCACTTCGTGGAGACGACGCAGACCTCGGGGCCGGCGTGGACGTAGATGCCGCCGTCCGCCTCACGGGCGATCGCCGAGCCGACGACGTTCACGACGCCGAGGACGCGGGCGCCCTTGCGCTTCAGCTCCTGCACGGCCGCCAGCACGTCGTACGTCTCGCCGGACTGGGAGACGGCGATGTAGAGGGTGTCGGGGTCGACGACCGCGTTGCGGTAGCGGAACTCCGACGCCGGCTCGGCGTCCGCGGGGATACGGGCCAGCTCCTCGATCATCTGGGCGCCGATCATGCCCGCGTGGTACGAGGTGCCGCAGCCGAGGATCTTCACGCGGCGGATCTGGCGCGCCTCGCGGGCGTCCAGGTTGAGGCCGCCGAGGTGCACGGTGGAGAAGCGGTCGTCGATGCGGCCGCGCAGCACGCGGTCCACGGCGTCGGCCTGCTCGTGGATCTCCTTGTGCATGTACGTGTCGTGGCCGCCCATGTCGTACGAGGCGGCCTCCCACTCCACGGTGGTGGGCTCCGCCGTGGTGCGGGTGCCCTCCGTGGTGTACGTGCGGAAGTCGTCGGCCTTGAGGGTGGCCATCTCGCCGTCGTCCAGGGTGACGATCTGGCGGGTGTGGGTGACCAGAGCGGCTATGTCCGAGGCGACGAACATCTCCTTCTCGCCGATGCCGAGGACGACCGGGGAGCCGTTGCGGGCCACGACGATACGGTCGTTGAAGTCGGCGTGCATGACGGCGATGCCGTACGTGCCCTCGACGATGCGGACCGCCTGGCGGACCTTCTCCTCCAGGGTGGTGGCCTGGGAGCGGGCGATGAGGTGGGTGAGGACCTCGGTGTCCGTCTCGGACAGGAACTCGACGCCGTCCGCTTCGAGCTTCTTCCGCAGGTCGGAGGCGTTGTCGATGATGCCGTTGTGGACGACGGCGACCTTGTTGTCGCCCGACATGTGCGGGTGCGCGTTGACGTCGGACGGGGCGCCGTGGGTGGCCCAGCGGGTGTGGGCGATGCCGGTGGTGCCCTTGAAGCGCGCCGGGACCTTGGCCTCCAGGTCACGGACCCGGCCCTTGGCCTTGACCATCTTCAGGCCGGCCGTCTTGGGCGAGGTGACGACTATGCCCGCCGAGTCGTAGCCCCGGTACTCCAGGCGCTGCAGGCCCTCAAGGAGCAGCGGCGCCACATCGCGCTTGCCGATGTAACCGACAATCCCGCACATATATACGTATCCCCTAGCCGTAGTTGTTCAGCAGTGGCCGATCGGTCGCGGATGAGTCAGCCGCTGGTGATCAGCCGTAGACGATGCGGCGCAGCTGCCTGAGCGTGAGCTCCGGCGGTGCGACCGCCCGGTACTTCAGGTCCGCCTCGATCCGTTCGAAGATCGTCGCGTTGACCAGACCCTGGGCCTGGAGCTCGCGGTGGCGGCGACGGACGTAGGCCTCGGTCGTCTCGTCGAAGAAGGCGAGCACGTCCTGGATCACCCGCAGCGCCTCGCCCCGGTTGAGGGGCGAGGATCGCGTCAAATGATCAACAAGTTCGTCGTGCACTCGGTAGATCCTGAGGTACGTGCGGGCGTTACGCAAGAATTCTGCCCGATATCGGGCAGGGTGCTGTTACCGGCCCTTGGGGGAATGTTGAATGTGTTATGAGTGGCTGTTCGTGCGCTGTCCATCCGGCGTCCCGCATCACGTCGCCTGGGGCGACGAGTTTCGGACGCCATGGACATACCTCGCATGGGCGTACCCGAGCAGCTGGCCGAGCGCATGAGCATGGCCGAGCAGCACGAGTACCTGCGCTCCAAGTTCTCCCGGCGCTCGATGATCAGAGGCGGCGCCGTCACGCTCGGCGCCGTCGCGGGTGGCGCGTTCGTCCCGGCCACGGCCCAGGCGGCCGGCCCGGCCGCCCTCCGCACCTCGGTTCCGACCCAGGCCGACGCGAGCGCCGAGCGCGTCGACGGCTCCCTCGTCGCCCCCTTCGGCCGCCACCTCGCCTACGGCAACGACCCGCGCACCGAGATCACCATCTCCTGGCAGGTCCCGCTCCCGGTGAAGAAGCCCTTCGTCCGGATCGGCACCCACGCCTCGCACCTCTCGGTCAAGATCGAGGCCGAGGTCCGCACCCTCTACACCCCGGCAGGCGTCGGAGTCAGCGCCGATCACACCCAGTACTACGTCCACGCCGAGCTCACCCACCTCAAGCCCGGCAGAACCTACTTCTACGGCGTCGGCCACGACGGCTTCGACCCGGCCTCGCCGCGGTTCGCGGGCACCATCGGCACCTTCACCACCGCCCCCGCCGGCAAGGCGCCCTTCACCTTCACGGCCTTCGGCGACGAGGGCGTCGGCTACCACGGCCTCGCCAACAACAGCCTCCTCCTCGGCCAGAACCCGGCCTTCCACCTGCACGCCGGCGACATCGCCTACGCCGACCCGGCCGGCCAGGGCAAGACCGCCGACGCCGGCTTCGACTCCCGCGTGTGGGACCAGTTCCTCGCCCAGACCGAGGCCGTGGCCAAGTCCGTCCCGTGGATGCCCGCCTACGGCAACCACGACATGGAGGCCTGGTACGCGCCCAACGGCTACGGCGGCGAGGAGGCCCGCTGGAACCTC is from Streptomyces sp. NBC_01314 and encodes:
- a CDS encoding serine/threonine protein kinase codes for the protein MEKLGGGQSAGSHPLLGLERIDGPVAECLARIGEVFRVFEKQDSGCVAYGVRLPDRDERWFVKTAVEGVGARSLERAWAFHRAVRHPVIVPQVHRIAVRDGRPAVVMPWRDGEVLYHPAERGSGDRTGPGSPMARFRALPLARVEAAFARVLDAHLAVEAAGHVAVDLYDGALLYDFAAHEMYLVDLDEYRPGPFVLDAERLPGSTRFMAPEEFERGSTIDLRTTVHVLGRTAPHGCCWTRGTRSVPGGVLRPNWPYWSGPRIPIPVNASRAYGSSRTRG
- a CDS encoding helix-turn-helix domain-containing protein; the protein is MSHDSTAAPEAAARKLSGRRRKEIVAVLLFSGGPIFESSIPLSVFGIDRQDAGVPRYRLLVCAGEDGPLRTTGGLELTAPNGLEAISRAGTVVVPAWRSITSPPPEDALDALRRAHEEGARIVGLCTGAFVLAAAGLLDGRPATTHWMYAPTLAKRYPSVHVDPRELFVDDGDVLTSAGTAAGIDLCLHIVRTDHGNEAAGALARRLVVPPRRSGGQERYLDRSLPEEIGADPLAEVVAWALEHLHEQFDVETLAARAYMSRRTFDRRFRSLTGSAPLQWLITQRVLQAQRLLETSDYSVDEVAGRCGFRSPVALRGHFRRQLGSSPAAYRAAYRARRPQGEKHSDHHHDGPHGVPGPSPVSPEHAPVPLQARRTAAASALAPSASLSTEGAKPELYATGRLPGQRSAP
- the glmS gene encoding glutamine--fructose-6-phosphate transaminase (isomerizing) yields the protein MCGIVGYIGKRDVAPLLLEGLQRLEYRGYDSAGIVVTSPKTAGLKMVKAKGRVRDLEAKVPARFKGTTGIAHTRWATHGAPSDVNAHPHMSGDNKVAVVHNGIIDNASDLRKKLEADGVEFLSETDTEVLTHLIARSQATTLEEKVRQAVRIVEGTYGIAVMHADFNDRIVVARNGSPVVLGIGEKEMFVASDIAALVTHTRQIVTLDDGEMATLKADDFRTYTTEGTRTTAEPTTVEWEAASYDMGGHDTYMHKEIHEQADAVDRVLRGRIDDRFSTVHLGGLNLDAREARQIRRVKILGCGTSYHAGMIGAQMIEELARIPADAEPASEFRYRNAVVDPDTLYIAVSQSGETYDVLAAVQELKRKGARVLGVVNVVGSAIAREADGGIYVHAGPEVCVVSTKCFTNTTVAFALLALHLGRTRDLSVRDGKRIIAGLRKLPAQISEMLEQEEEIKKLAQGYAEARSMLFIGRVRGYPVAREASLKLKEVSYIHAEAYPASELKHGPLALIEPALPTVAIVPDDDLLEKNRAALEEIKARSGKILAVAHRDQEKADQTIIVPKNEDELDPILMGIPLQLLAYHTALALGRDIDKPRNLAKSVTVE
- the orn gene encoding oligoribonuclease, which gives rise to MNDRMVWIDCEMTGLSLSDDALIEVAALVTDSELNVLGEGVDIVVRPPDSALETMPEVVRAMHTASGLLDALPGGTTLADAEAQVLAYVREHVKEPGKAPLCGNSVGTDRGFLLRDMPTLEDYLHYRIVDVSSVKELARRWYPRAYFNSPQKNGNHRALADIRESIAELRYYREAIFVPHPGPDSDTARTIAAKHVLPAL
- a CDS encoding purple acid phosphatase family protein; amino-acid sequence: MGVPEQLAERMSMAEQHEYLRSKFSRRSMIRGGAVTLGAVAGGAFVPATAQAAGPAALRTSVPTQADASAERVDGSLVAPFGRHLAYGNDPRTEITISWQVPLPVKKPFVRIGTHASHLSVKIEAEVRTLYTPAGVGVSADHTQYYVHAELTHLKPGRTYFYGVGHDGFDPASPRFAGTIGTFTTAPAGKAPFTFTAFGDEGVGYHGLANNSLLLGQNPAFHLHAGDIAYADPAGQGKTADAGFDSRVWDQFLAQTEAVAKSVPWMPAYGNHDMEAWYAPNGYGGEEARWNLPDNGPDRKNLPGVYSFVYGGTAVISLDANDISFEIPANLGISGGTQTTWLEAQLKRFRASKDIDFVVIFFHHCAYCTSTAHASEGGVRQEWVPLFEKYSVDLVINGHNHQYERTDVIKAGAVTKKLPIGGTTYPETEGVVYVTAGAAGRSLYSFTAPLSYEGHENEVESVPSYINTKEGKQNETVTWSRVRYLDYSFLRVDVKPAPKGHYATLTVRGIAETGAQVDHFTVARRAK
- a CDS encoding GntR family transcriptional regulator, whose product is MTVDLEGPEPLYEQIAVILGARIADGTYPPRRRVPSEAAICDEFSVSRPTARSALQLLSQRGLIVTVRGKGSFVMEHTNPSTAEDSESTG
- a CDS encoding universal stress protein, whose product is MAGQEFFESADRKRWPVADHTAAEPLAAEETRPSCDPAFKHGVVVGFDGSTSSERALAYAVGMARRSGSGLIIVHVANRLPTTVWAGCEPPVFVDVPDHRTEVLGLELACADYLAEVPWILVERGGDICHELEEVGREYEADAIVVGSTHGLVGRLFGSVAGRLAKRAQRPVIVIP